TGGGACTCGCCCCAGCCCAACACCGTAATGGTAGTGGGTTTAGCTTGATTCTGCAGGGATGACGCTTCCTGGGCACTGCCAACGCCATCGGCGACGACTAGGCCGTAGGCACCCAGACCGATGGCTAGGCCAATCACCAGAATGCCAACTATTACTTTCCGCATTTGCTGCAACACTCCTTTCCCTGTCTTGATCCAGAACTTCGTGATCCCCTGATCCGGTTCCTGCATGGGACAGAATGGTCTTTTTGGGAAGCAGTGTATAACCTAGCTGGCCGAGAGGAAGGATAAAACTCACTGGGCTAGAGGAGAATTGCTAAAGTGGGGTGATTCCCTTGACTATTATCGCGGTCCGCTCCCTCATCCTGTATCTTTATATCATGTTCATCGTCCGCTTCATGGGCAAACGCCAAGTGGGGGAAATGCAGCCCTTTGAGCTGGTAGTGGCGATTCTAATCGCGGACCTAGCGGCGGTACCGATGGAGTCGCCGGAAATGCCCCTGATTCACGGCCTGATCCCCGTGGCCATCCTGGCCATCATGGAAATGACCATCTCCTACCTGTCCCTGCATCGGGAGGGCTTCCGTCGTCTGGTGACGGGCAGTCCCTCAATCATCATCATCAACGGCAAGATCTGTGAAGCAGAACTAAGGAAAATGCGGTACAATCTCAACGATTTGCTGGAACAGCTGCGGATCAAGGGATTCCACAATATCGAAGATGTCGAGTTTGCGATTTTAGAAACCAGCGGCCAGCTCAGTGTGATTCCCAAGTCCCAGAAGCGCCCCGTCACCCCAGAGGATCTGCAAATTCCCACGGAGTACGAAGGCTTATCCCATCCCCTCATTCTCGATGGTGTGGTACATAAAGGGAATCTGATCCGAACCAACTTGACGGAAGAATGGCTGCAAGAGCAGCTATCGCAACAGGGTTTTTCTAGTCCCAAGGACATCTTCTTTGCCAGTCTCAATTCCCAGGGACAGCTATTCCTACAGCCCCGAGATGCCGCTACCTCAGGGAGGGAGGCAAACTGAGAACGATCCTCTTCATCATCATCACCAGTGCCATCATCCTTGGCTTGGCCTGGTGGGAGCATTGGCATGTGACCACGACGACGGCAGATCTCATCAAGGAGATAAACGCTTTACAGAAGGTCATTGCCGCCGGGCACTGGGAAACTGCCAAGGTGCAGGCAGAGGCGATAACCTCCCGTTGGACCCGAATCGAACCCTTCTGGTCTCTGTTTTTCAACGACAATTATCTCCAGGACATTGAACTCAAACTGGCCGACCTAACCCAGCAGATCAAAGGGAAAAGTCACCTCAATGCCCAGATCAGTGCCACCAATCTCAAGGTGATGTTCACCCAGCTGTCCCGAGGGCAACACTTGACATTATCCAATCTCCTCTAGTGACGCCATACATTGCCGTTTGCTTCGGTCTAAAC
The window above is part of the Bacillota bacterium genome. Proteins encoded here:
- a CDS encoding DUF4363 family protein; its protein translation is MTTTTADLIKEINALQKVIAAGHWETAKVQAEAITSRWTRIEPFWSLFFNDNYLQDIELKLADLTQQIKGKSHLNAQISATNLKVMFTQLSRGQHLTLSNLL
- a CDS encoding DUF421 domain-containing protein; the encoded protein is MTIIAVRSLILYLYIMFIVRFMGKRQVGEMQPFELVVAILIADLAAVPMESPEMPLIHGLIPVAILAIMEMTISYLSLHREGFRRLVTGSPSIIIINGKICEAELRKMRYNLNDLLEQLRIKGFHNIEDVEFAILETSGQLSVIPKSQKRPVTPEDLQIPTEYEGLSHPLILDGVVHKGNLIRTNLTEEWLQEQLSQQGFSSPKDIFFASLNSQGQLFLQPRDAATSGREAN